The segment ACGCATAATAGGTGCGTGACATACTGATATCACACGCTTATTAttgtgtttttaatattttcgggTGAATATTAGCTTTttacttttcaaaattttcattccAGTATACTCCTTTCATTTCATATTATACTATGTTTCTGAATGTTTTTCTTAGTGtttgatatttctaaattaactttaatttttttaaaaaactatttaaataattacattttataatttttattatcggttgaattatttttttattttttatatttttatataaaaactaagtttttaatatttataattataatttataacccTAACatcttatattatgaaatagagtaatattatttatgattttgtattcctaaaatattttaattattcgtTAGCTTATGTTTGGctaattatttgataatattgtatcttaaaaacaataattaaataacTAATCATATTATAACCAATAATTTTAAATACtggaaaataaaaaatcataaaagataaaaactaataatttcatatcaaaaataaaacaccgtatttaatttaaaataaataaaatgtgtgTAAATATAATACTTTAATTTATACGTATAATTCTATAACATCAAATAATAATCCTTtaactataaaatacaaatgaCATTTGTTGTCAATTATGCTCAAAACCCAAATGCTTACAATTGGTttcaatacaataaaaaaaaatgtaaaccgGCTACTATCTCTTTTACGATGCTTGTATAATATAAATCACATTTCATCTGAAATAGAAGGAGAGAGAAGCCAAAGGATTAACAAAAACAGATTCAGATTAACTGAAAACTGTATTGTCCGATTGACTGAACGGAAGACAAGATCCGAACAAGTCGGAATTGATTATTATTCAgataaattttgaattaaaataaaaaagagatgaacttctctcgctcagtttttttttcttttttttgagaaagcTCTCTCAAATATCTTGAGGAGAGAAGGGAATGTCTTATTTAAACAAGTAAAAAAATACACACATTATCCTTTCATTTCAAATCCCATTGCAAGTAGAAGCTCACACCAAGAAATTGCCTTTGAGGAAGCTCAGCCGAACTTGATTTCGCCGGTTCAGAATTTCTTAAAGAAACCATAGATATGATCAGTGATTTCCTTGGGCTTCTCTTGCTGAAGGAAATGACCAACACCTTCCATCACCACCACTTCTTGTAGAAATGGAACATGTTTCTTCAAACCACCTTCATGTATGTATTCCTTTGTTCCGGGGATGTGGTATGTAGGGTCAAGATCACCCGTAATGTACTTCACAGGGACCTTGATCTGTAGACCATCCCACGGAGCCGTTAATTCCCAGCTTCTACACGTTTAGAAAGATAAGACCACGAGGAGTTATCATAATGATGTGTTGAGTAACTGGAGGCTAGATATATATTCATAAAAGACTTACAAGTTCATGGCGCGATAGTAGTTTAATCCACCAGTGAAGCCTTTTTGGCTAAACTTGTCTGCATAGAAACAGACGTCTTGCTCGGTGAACCAACCAGGTAAAGCAGGTGGATCAGGTAAATATCTGAAAACTGACTTTGGAATGCAAGGTGGGCGTGTGTTATGCGAAGTGAAAAAACCATTTACTAACTTCTTCGTATCAACTTGAGCAAAGTCTTCCTCAATATCTCCAGGCTCCTGgaataaagaaaagaaacactCTGATTCATTATATACAGATACCCAAATAAGCAAATGGAAACAACAAGACTAATCAAACTTGCATTTTTACTCATAGCAAACAACCATATAACTAAATAGAGTAAATGACTTTTGAAAGTcttttatatacttaatattgccatttttaaatcataaatattgCAAATTGCATATCATATGGTCAGCTACTTTGAGCTTTGTATAGGTAGGTAATAAGTGATAGTAGGTCGCAGATTACATATATCCAAATAACATTCCTCATTGCCATAAAAGAAGTAATTGTTATTAAACGTAAAGAATCACAACTGATCTAAAACAACTAAACACCAAACAAGAAATCAGCTAAATTCTTTTGCCTTCGATGATTAACCAAAGTGGACAATGAAGAAGAAGGTCGATGCGCAACAGTTTCCAGTCCCAACTTTTTCACACTAGCTATCACTCGTTAGCCTAGTCTTAAGCAACCACATACCCAAATAAAGTAAATGATTTTGACTTTTTATTTGattactattttatattataaaattacagCTTTCTTATCATAGCTCAACTACTTTGAGCTTTGTATAGGTTGGTGTAGGCTTGCTGTTTCGGCTTATTTGGTTTATTCAGGTCGGATATTTTTGGTTTCGGTTAGTTTAGTTCAGCTACACTCCTGCCAAAGTAAACCAAAAAAActcagtttggtttggtttttggttaatTCCAGTTTTATATTTTCCTTGAAATAACAGATTTTGGGGTTTTGGTTAGTTTTTAgtatttaacttttttaaaaaacttggaTAGTTTCGATTTTTTGGTTAGTTTGATTAATTCGATTTAataattttggttaattttgttttttttttaaaccaaactcatcaaaaaccgaaccgaattgaaaaccaaaatattttcaaaagctTTCTGAACCAAACCTAAAGtgaaccgaaaaccaaaatttcggttaggtgtgtttggttcggttcaaatCCGCAGGGCCAGGTAGGTGATAGGTCCCAGATACATAGATCCAAACAACATTCCTCACTGCCATGCCAAACGAAGTAATCACCACTAAACACCAAACAAAGCAATCAGCTAAAGTATTTTGCTTTTGATGGTTAACCAATGTGGGCAATGAAGAAAAATGTCCATGAAGTAACATTTTCCACTACCTACCACTCGTTAGCCTAATCTTATCTTCACCAGTAATAAACAAAAGACTTGCGTCATAAGTCAGATAAAAACCCTAAAAGACATGGAAAGTTTCGATTCAAGTCTCACCTGGAACCTGCAGATGTAGTAATCCTCGCCGAACAAAGCCTTAAACGCATCAACAGTTTTCACAGAAGGATTCCTCGGATGAAACTCAACGCTCATGTTCACCAGCGCCTTGACTCGATCAGGCCGGATCATACACATCCACCACGCGATGATGGCTCCCCAGTCATGGCCAACTAGGAAAACCTGGTCAACGCCGAGCGAGTCCAGCAAACCGACGAGGTCTCCGACGATATGGAGTAGGGTGTACGATTCATGAGACGGCGGCGAGTCGGAATCGCCGTAACCTCGGAGATCAGGAGCGATTGCGCGGTAACCTAAGTCGGCGAAAGAGAGAAGCTGGTGGCGCCATGAGTACCAGAGATCGGGGAAGCCGTGGAGGAATAGGACGACTGGACCTGAACCTATTGAAGCTACGTGCATGTTGATGCCATTGGTGGAAACCGTCGTGTGCTCGATCTTCTCCattgtttcttctttctctctcactCACTTGCTTCTCAACGTTCGTATTGCATtcatatttatattgttttatttataaacaattGTGACCAATGAAACCTATAGTCTTAAATAAACAATTGTGACCAATGAAACCTACAGTCTGGCTAGCTATGAATGAAATTATTTTTCGGAGTCCAAGACCCGATCCAATCCAAAATCTTGATATTCAGATCCAGATCAAATTAGGGATAAATTATTTGGAATCCAAGATTGAtcgaatcaaaaaaaaaaaattttatttgtaattttaatatatactacATGTTTACagattcaaatttaaatattcatgGATATTTTAATAGTGGAAACTGACATTTAAATAGTGAACTCACTTTcatttttgtaaaagaaaaactCACATTTCTTTAATCTAAACAAATACTCATTCCGTATACCAATAATTGCGTATACAAATAAttgatgatttaattttttatttgtgtaaAAAAATGGTATTCTACTTCTAATTATGCATTTTATTcgaaactaaaacataaattaaaatctGAAATATGAGTAATAGAATTTTAGATCATGAAACAAATACAACTAACAAAActaatcatttaaaatatatatttaatgttattAACATGTGTGCAAATCATACGACATCAATCTTTTAAATTCAAAGGGAGTAGCAAATTATGTTACCAAAGCCATTTTTAGTCAACATATAATGTTGTTCATGTGctgtttaataaaatatataatctggCTCTAACATCTAGGGATTAACAGCTATAATCTGGTTATAAACAATTTTGACCAATAAAACCTATAATTTTGTTATAACAGCTAAGGATTCCAAGACCCGCTACATTATCTTGATATttaaatccagatctggatTCCAATccaatttacatttttaatttaaacgtgtatatatatttatatatgcaaATTCGAATATTTTAAGATGATGAATATTTTAGTGGAGAAAACTAGTATTTAAATATTGAACTAACTTATTTTATCAAACACGCAGACACTTCACTAATCAAACACAAATGATAAACTCAAGTTGCCCGAACCATATTAGATTCCATTTTAGTCAACATAAATTgttttgacaaaacaaaaattgtaGTATAGATGATCTCTTTTAAATTTTCTTCTTGGTAACCTGCATAATTTGCATTTTATAGGATTCGAATCTCCGATTTTCtggtataaaaatattaataacctATCAattaaatcattggactaaaaGATTTCCAcatcaaaaataatttaacaaaatgATCTACTTAACATACATTTTTAggaattttgtattttttctgtAAGCGTAACAAATATTGTGTCcgtaatttatttttgttctagAAAATATATTTGGAGTCAAAGCACATATATAATCTCCTCCAATCATAATAATACAAAAGATAATAGATTTTCTTACTTATTCACAAGTATAATGTCTTACCAGATTTCTGCTATACTTGGAACTTTCTTATAAATTTCGAATTATTAAACAAGTAAATACACATTATCCTTTCATTTcaaatccattacaagtggagGCTCGCACCAAGTAAGAAAGCGCCTCTGAGAACTTGATTTCGCAGGTTCAGaatttactgaagaagctatAGATATGGTCAGTGACTTCGTCGGGCTTCTCTTGCTGAAGGAAGTGACCAACACCTTCCATTACCACCACTTCTTGTAGAAATGGAACATGTTTCTTCAAACCACCTTCATGTATGTATTCCTTTGTTCCAGGGATGTTGTATGTAATGTCTAGATCACCCACAATGAATTTCACAGGGACCTTGATCTGTAGACCGGCCCATGGAGCCGTTAGTTCCCAGCTTCTACAAGTTAGAGGAGGATAAGACCAGATCAACCACGAGGAGACATCATAATGATGATGTTGAAATGAAAGACTTACAGGTTCATGGCGCGATAGTAGTTTAGTCCACCAGTGAAGCCTTTTTGGCTAAATTTTTCTGCATAGAAACTGACGTCTTCCTCAGTGAGCCAAGCAGGCAACGCAGGTGGATCAGGTAAACCTCTGAAACCAAGTGATTTGGGAATGCAAGGTGGGCGTGGATTACGCGATGTGAAGAATCTGTTTATTAACTTCTTCGTATCAACTTGAGCAAAGTCTTCCTCAATCTCTCCAGGCTcctgagacaaaaaaaaacactctgAATCATTAGTAATCTAGTATAGAGACCCACTTAAGCAAACGGAAACAACAAGACTAATCAAACTTGCATTTACTCACAGCAACAATATACCCAAATAAAACAAACGACTTTGACTTTCTATTTGACTACTACTGCCATTTCAAACTATAAAAATTGCAAATTGCATATCATATGCAGATATGCTAAGCTACTTTGAGCGTTGTATAGGTAGGTGATGATAGGTCCCAGTTTCCATAGATCCCAGAGAAATAAATGGTGTGTGGTTTGTTGAGTAAGTTCCATTTCAGTACACATTGTCGCATTGGTTCAAAACTAGTCAAGCAGCATCAAGGTTCCCCATTGCCATGACAGAACGTAATTGCTATATTAAACCTGGAGAATCACTACTAACTTCACATAAGCAATTACCTATAAACAATTTGCCTTTGATGATTAACCATTGTGGGCAAGGAGTAAGAAGGTCCCATGAAGTAACAGTTTCCAGTGTCAACACATTCACAGTACCCACCACTCTTACAAGCAaccacataaataaataaagtaaatgACTTTGACATTCTATTTGACTTCTACTgccattttttaattaaaaaaaattgcaatcTCAACTACTTTGAGCTTTGCATAGGTAGGTAATAGGTCCCAGTTTACATAGATAGATCCAACCAACCAACATTCCTAATTGCCATGTCAAAAGAAGTAATCACTATTAAGCCTGGAGAACCACTACTAACTTAACACAACTAAACACCATTAGCTAAAGTGGTCTGGTTTTGATGATTAACCAATGCGTGCAATCAAGAAGAATGTCCATGAAGTAACAGTTTCCAATGTCAAACACATTCACAGTACCTACCACTCGTTAGCCTAATCTTACACTCAAACACATATCACCCCAAATAAAGTAAATGACTTTGACTTTCTATTTGACTAGTATTGCcattttaaaatcacaaaaattgCAACTTGCATATCATAAGCTCAACTACTTTGTATAGGTAGGTGACAGGTCATAAGATCCAAACAACATTCCTCATTGCCGTGTCAAAAGACGTAATCACTACTAAACACCAAACAAGCACTCAGCTAAAGTAATCTGCTTTCGATGAACAACCAATGAAGTAACAAGTTCATACCACTCTTTAGCCTAATCTTATCTTCAACAGTAATAACCACAAAACTATTGTTATAATATCTCAGATACATTGATTCCCAAGCCTCACCTGAAACCTGCAGATATAGTAATCCTCACCAAACAAGGCCTTAAACGCATCAACAGGCTTCACAGAAGGATTCCTCGGATTAAACACTACGCTCGTGTTCACCAGCGCCTTGACTCGATCAGGCCTGATCATACACATCCACCACGCGACGATCGCTCCCCAGTCGTGCCCCACGAGGAACACCCGGTCAACGCCGAGCGAGTCCAGCAACCCGACGAGGTCTCCGACGACGTGGAGCACGGTGTACGATTCATGAGACGGGGGAGAGTCGGAATCGCCGTATCCTCGGAGATCGGGGGCGATCGCGCGGTAGCCTAAGTCGGCGAGAGAGAGGAGCTGGCGGCGCCAAGAGTACCAGAGATCGGGGAAGCCGTGGAGGAAGAGGATCGCTGGACCTGAACCGATTGAAGCCACGTGGAGGTTGATGCCGTTGGTGGAGATCGTCGTGTGCTCGATCTTCTCCATTGTTTCTCTCAGTTCTATCACTCTCAAGTGGTGCGGTGCTTATGAACAACATTgaaatttcatttattttttaatggcTGACAATGGAAATAAACAATTGTGACCAATGAGACCTATAGTCTTATCTCTAATGCAGTTATAGGCCCATTACAATAGTTTTCTCCTCTTTACAAAGAAATGTCAATAGTA is part of the Brassica rapa cultivar Chiifu-401-42 chromosome A09, CAAS_Brap_v3.01, whole genome shotgun sequence genome and harbors:
- the LOC103836757 gene encoding epoxide hydrolase A encodes the protein MEKIEHTTVSTNGINMHVASIGSGPVVLFLHGFPDLWYSWRHQLLSFADLGYRAIAPDLRGYGDSDSPPSHESYTLLHIVGDLVGLLDSLGVDQVFLVGHDWGAIIAWWMCMIRPDRVKALVNMSVEFHPRNPSVKTVDAFKALFGEDYYICRFQEPGDIEEDFAQVDTKKLVNGFFTSHNTRPPCIPKSVFRYLPDPPALPGWFTEQDVCFYADKFSQKGFTGGLNYYRAMNLSWELTAPWDGLQIKVPVKYITGDLDPTYHIPGTKEYIHEGGLKKHVPFLQEVVVMEGVGHFLQQEKPKEITDHIYGFFKKF
- the LOC103836756 gene encoding epoxide hydrolase A, giving the protein MEKIEHTTISTNGINLHVASIGSGPAILFLHGFPDLWYSWRRQLLSLADLGYRAIAPDLRGYGDSDSPPSHESYTVLHVVGDLVGLLDSLGVDRVFLVGHDWGAIVAWWMCMIRPDRVKALVNTSVVFNPRNPSVKPVDAFKALFGEDYYICRFQEPGEIEEDFAQVDTKKLINRFFTSRNPRPPCIPKSLGFRGLPDPPALPAWLTEEDVSFYAEKFSQKGFTGGLNYYRAMNLSWELTAPWAGLQIKVPVKFIVGDLDITYNIPGTKEYIHEGGLKKHVPFLQEVVVMEGVGHFLQQEKPDEVTDHIYSFFSKF